The Labrus bergylta chromosome 15, fLabBer1.1, whole genome shotgun sequence genome includes a region encoding these proteins:
- the nkx2.4b gene encoding NK2 homeobox 4b isoform X3: MSFSPKHSTPFSVSDILSPMEDSYRRFGGMDPAAGSLGSPLGAYRQSQVSQPAAAAAAAAALGPGGPYHVPHGVPQFSGAVGGFCNGGIGNVGELPSYQETVRGGGAAWYSNPEPRYPTISRFMGPSAGMNMSGMVGSLSGMDSSTKCSMVSLHAAPRRKRRVLFSQAQVYELERRFKQQKYLSAPEREHLAGLIHLTPNQVKIWFQNHRYKLKRQAKDKGPQQQQQQQQQQQQEGSGGGGGGGGSLCRSSSVSPVLSKTGKSCRTESSGSNQTGNRQSSAGEAMTATPQHHHHHHQQQQQQQVNQLSSTEELEDLSPSPPLGLQAQINMTQTDAALIEYTNSMIGSNLLYGRTW, translated from the exons ATGTCCTTCAGCCCCAAACACTCCACCCCCTTCTCAGTCTCCGACATTTTGAGCCCGATGGAGGACAGCTACAGGAGGTTCGGAGGGATGGATCCCGCCGCGGGGAGCCTCGGATCCCCGCTGGGCGCCTACCGGCAGTCGCAGGTCTCCCAGCCCG cagcagcagcagcagcagcagccgcgcTCGGACCCGGTGGGCCCTATCACGTCCCCCACGGGGTGCCGCAGTTCTCCGGGGCCGTCGGAGGGTTCTGCAACGGCGGCATCGGGAACGTGGGAGAGCTGCCGTCCTACCAGGAGACGGTGAGGGGCGGGGGGGCCGCGTGGTACAGCAACCCGGAGCCCAGATACCCCACAA tttccAGATTCATGGGCCCCTCCGCCGGGATGAACATGTCCGGGATGGTGGGCTCTCTGTCCGGGATGGACTCCAGCACCAAGTGCTCCATGGTGAGTCTGCACGCGGCGCCGCGCAGGAAGCGGCGGGTTCTCTTCTCGCAGGCTCAGGTGTACGAGCTGGAGCGGCGCTTCAAACAGCAGAAGTACCTGTCCGCGCCGGAGAGGGAGCACCTGGCCGGACTCATCCACCTCACCCCGAACCAGGTCAAGATATGGTTCCAGAACCACCGGTACAAGCTGAAGCGGCAGGCCAAGGACAAAGgcccgcagcagcagcagcagcagcagcagcagcagcagcaggaagggagcggcggaggaggaggaggaggaggaagtctgTGCCGATCCTCCTCCGTGTCCCCGGTTCTATCCAAGACCGGGAAGAGCTGCAGGACCGAGTCCAGCGGCTCCAACCAGACTGGAAACAGACAGAGCAGCGCAGGGGAAGCCATGACGGCGACCCCGcagcaccatcatcatcatcatcagcagcagcagcagcagcaggtgaaccAGCTGTCCTCCACGGAGGAGCTGGAGGATTTGTCCCCGAGTCCGCCGCTGGGACTGCAGGCGCAGATCAACATGACGCAGACAGACGCGGCGCTAATCGAGTACACGAACAGCATGATCGGCTCCAATTTACTGTACGGGAGGACTTGGTAG
- the nkx2.4b gene encoding NK2 homeobox 4b isoform X2: MSFSPKHSTPFSVSDILSPMEDSYRRFGGMDPAAGSLGSPLGAYRQSQVSQPAAAAAAAAAALGPGGPYHVPHGVPQFSGAVGGFCNGGIGNVGELPSYQETVRGGGAAWYSNPEPRYPTISRFMGPSAGMNMSGMVGSLSGMDSSTKCSMVSLHAAPRRKRRVLFSQAQVYELERRFKQQKYLSAPEREHLAGLIHLTPNQVKIWFQNHRYKLKRQAKDKGPQQQQQQQQQQQQEGSGGGGGGGGSLCRSSSVSPVLSKTGKSCRTESSGSNQTGNRQSSAGEAMTATPQHHHHHHQQQQQQQVNQLSSTEELEDLSPSPPLGLQAQINMTQTDAALIEYTNSMIGSNLLYGRTW; this comes from the exons ATGTCCTTCAGCCCCAAACACTCCACCCCCTTCTCAGTCTCCGACATTTTGAGCCCGATGGAGGACAGCTACAGGAGGTTCGGAGGGATGGATCCCGCCGCGGGGAGCCTCGGATCCCCGCTGGGCGCCTACCGGCAGTCGCAGGTCTCCCAGCCCG cagcagcagcagcagcagcagcagccgcgcTCGGACCCGGTGGGCCCTATCACGTCCCCCACGGGGTGCCGCAGTTCTCCGGGGCCGTCGGAGGGTTCTGCAACGGCGGCATCGGGAACGTGGGAGAGCTGCCGTCCTACCAGGAGACGGTGAGGGGCGGGGGGGCCGCGTGGTACAGCAACCCGGAGCCCAGATACCCCACAA tttccAGATTCATGGGCCCCTCCGCCGGGATGAACATGTCCGGGATGGTGGGCTCTCTGTCCGGGATGGACTCCAGCACCAAGTGCTCCATGGTGAGTCTGCACGCGGCGCCGCGCAGGAAGCGGCGGGTTCTCTTCTCGCAGGCTCAGGTGTACGAGCTGGAGCGGCGCTTCAAACAGCAGAAGTACCTGTCCGCGCCGGAGAGGGAGCACCTGGCCGGACTCATCCACCTCACCCCGAACCAGGTCAAGATATGGTTCCAGAACCACCGGTACAAGCTGAAGCGGCAGGCCAAGGACAAAGgcccgcagcagcagcagcagcagcagcagcagcagcagcaggaagggagcggcggaggaggaggaggaggaggaagtctgTGCCGATCCTCCTCCGTGTCCCCGGTTCTATCCAAGACCGGGAAGAGCTGCAGGACCGAGTCCAGCGGCTCCAACCAGACTGGAAACAGACAGAGCAGCGCAGGGGAAGCCATGACGGCGACCCCGcagcaccatcatcatcatcatcagcagcagcagcagcagcaggtgaaccAGCTGTCCTCCACGGAGGAGCTGGAGGATTTGTCCCCGAGTCCGCCGCTGGGACTGCAGGCGCAGATCAACATGACGCAGACAGACGCGGCGCTAATCGAGTACACGAACAGCATGATCGGCTCCAATTTACTGTACGGGAGGACTTGGTAG
- the nkx2.4b gene encoding NK2 homeobox 4b isoform X1, translating into MSFSPKHSTPFSVSDILSPMEDSYRRFGGMDPAAGSLGSPLGAYRQSQVSQPGMMQHQQQQAQQHHHHHHHHHHHLSSSSSSSSSSSSSSAAAAAAAAAALGPGGPYHVPHGVPQFSGAVGGFCNGGIGNVGELPSYQETVRGGGAAWYSNPEPRYPTISRFMGPSAGMNMSGMVGSLSGMDSSTKCSMVSLHAAPRRKRRVLFSQAQVYELERRFKQQKYLSAPEREHLAGLIHLTPNQVKIWFQNHRYKLKRQAKDKGPQQQQQQQQQQQQEGSGGGGGGGGSLCRSSSVSPVLSKTGKSCRTESSGSNQTGNRQSSAGEAMTATPQHHHHHHQQQQQQQVNQLSSTEELEDLSPSPPLGLQAQINMTQTDAALIEYTNSMIGSNLLYGRTW; encoded by the exons ATGTCCTTCAGCCCCAAACACTCCACCCCCTTCTCAGTCTCCGACATTTTGAGCCCGATGGAGGACAGCTACAGGAGGTTCGGAGGGATGGATCCCGCCGCGGGGAGCCTCGGATCCCCGCTGGGCGCCTACCGGCAGTCGCAGGTCTCCCAGCCCGGTATGatgcagcatcagcagcagcaggcgcagcagcaccatcatcaccaccaccatcaccatcaccacctgtcctcctcctcttcatcctcatcctcctcctcctcttcctcagcagcagcagcagcagcagcagcagccgcgcTCGGACCCGGTGGGCCCTATCACGTCCCCCACGGGGTGCCGCAGTTCTCCGGGGCCGTCGGAGGGTTCTGCAACGGCGGCATCGGGAACGTGGGAGAGCTGCCGTCCTACCAGGAGACGGTGAGGGGCGGGGGGGCCGCGTGGTACAGCAACCCGGAGCCCAGATACCCCACAA tttccAGATTCATGGGCCCCTCCGCCGGGATGAACATGTCCGGGATGGTGGGCTCTCTGTCCGGGATGGACTCCAGCACCAAGTGCTCCATGGTGAGTCTGCACGCGGCGCCGCGCAGGAAGCGGCGGGTTCTCTTCTCGCAGGCTCAGGTGTACGAGCTGGAGCGGCGCTTCAAACAGCAGAAGTACCTGTCCGCGCCGGAGAGGGAGCACCTGGCCGGACTCATCCACCTCACCCCGAACCAGGTCAAGATATGGTTCCAGAACCACCGGTACAAGCTGAAGCGGCAGGCCAAGGACAAAGgcccgcagcagcagcagcagcagcagcagcagcagcagcaggaagggagcggcggaggaggaggaggaggaggaagtctgTGCCGATCCTCCTCCGTGTCCCCGGTTCTATCCAAGACCGGGAAGAGCTGCAGGACCGAGTCCAGCGGCTCCAACCAGACTGGAAACAGACAGAGCAGCGCAGGGGAAGCCATGACGGCGACCCCGcagcaccatcatcatcatcatcagcagcagcagcagcagcaggtgaaccAGCTGTCCTCCACGGAGGAGCTGGAGGATTTGTCCCCGAGTCCGCCGCTGGGACTGCAGGCGCAGATCAACATGACGCAGACAGACGCGGCGCTAATCGAGTACACGAACAGCATGATCGGCTCCAATTTACTGTACGGGAGGACTTGGTAG